The following are encoded in a window of Rosa chinensis cultivar Old Blush chromosome 4, RchiOBHm-V2, whole genome shotgun sequence genomic DNA:
- the LOC112200310 gene encoding uncharacterized protein LOC112200310, translated as MSGVSVAVAPRSEPDKTTTAGSQHQEKPHRQLHQQRQQPAVGGVMGSLRVIELQLVAFIMVFSASGLVPLLDLIFPAFASAYLLVLSRLAFPSHGHVSSGAQEIFQGSKFFRLYVIVGTTIGLFLPLAYVLGGFARGDEHAVRSATPHLFLLSFQILTENVISGLSLFSPPVRALVPLLYTVRRIFVILDWMKDVWLNKTLPANAQLKDVAWFWFGRTLAVANFLYFSINLFGFLIPRFLPRAFERYFRERDEVHSKTAEDKRSAVVNKSQSAPADKKAD; from the exons ATGTCTGGCGTATCGGTTGCTGTGGCTCCTAGGTCGGAGCCTGACAAAACTACAACTGCTGGATCACAACACCAGGAAAAGCCACATCGCCAACTGCACCAACAGCGGCAGCAGCCAGCTGTTGGAGGTGTCATGGGGTCATTGCGCGTAATCGAGCTCCAGCTCGTGGCATTCATCATGGTGTTCTCTGCCAGTGGCCTCGTCCCGCTCCTTGATTTGATCTTCCCTGCTTTTGCCTCCGCCTATCTCTTAGTACTGTCGCGCTTGGCCTTCCCATCACATGGTCATGTCTCTTCTGGCGCGCAGGAGATTTTCCAAGGAAGCAAATTCTTTAGGCTGTATGTGATTGTGGGAACTACAATTGGGCTGTTCTTGCCTTTGGCCTATGTGTTGGGTGGTTTTGCAAGGGGTGATGAGCACGCTGTGCGCTCAGCAACACCTCACTTGTTCTTGCTCTCCTTTCAGATTCTGACTGAAAATGTCATAAGTGGGTTGTCACTATTTTCGCCACCAGTTAGAGCACTTGTTCCGTTGCTTTACACAGTTAGGAGAATCTTTGTCATCCTTGATTGGATGAAGGATGTCTGGCTTAACAAGACTCTCCCTGCAAATGCACAATTGAAG GATGTTGCATGGTTTTGGTTTGGAAGGACCTTGGCTGTGGCCAACTTCTTATATTTCTCGATCAATTTGTTTGGGTTTTTGATTCCTCGATTTCTTCCAAGGGCCTTTGAGAGGTACTTTAGGGAGAGGGATGAAGTTCATTCCAAGACTGCAGAGGACAAGCGCTCAGCAGTGGTAAATAAATCGCAATCAGCTCCAGCAGATAAGAAGGCCGACTGA
- the LOC112196090 gene encoding uncharacterized protein LOC112196090, with protein MKIKNKGKVHPSPSSSSSSSPSSSSDGVVLSVLQLLPAAILALATVLSLEDREVLAYMITRSMKTAPSFSFSDTTQDSKKKSMRKSSSKAGRTESQSNNHQPPMFDCECFDCYRSYWFKWDSSPNRELIHQAIEAFEDHLAHGERPKKNAGRGKRRDKMGRREAQKSADNSSKDEVFVAEENVVSSVAEVVLPLCDVVSVGSPEKVEELEVEEQAVEVKTETTADDVALVVRAAAVSNHKGLARKVLPDVLGLFNSRLWNLWSPNA; from the coding sequence ATGAAGATAAAGAACAAAGGCAAAGTCCACCCATCTCCTTCCTCCTCGTCCTCTTCCTCCCCCTCCTCTTCTTCCGATGGAGTTGTTCTCTCCGTGCTCCAGCTACTCCCAGCTGCTATTCTAGCTCTGGCGACGGTTCTCTCCCTCGAGGACCGCGAGGTCTTGGCTTACATGATAACCCGTTCCATGAAAACCGcaccctctttttctttctcagataccacccaagattccaagaagAAATCTATGAGGAAATCTAGTAGTAAAGCCGGCAGGACTGAGAGCCAGAGCAACAACCACCAGCCGCCGATGTTCGATTGCGAGTGCTTCGACTGCTACAGAAGCTACTGGTTTAAGTGGGACTCCTCCCCCAACCGCGAGCTCATCCACCAGGCCATTGAGGCCTTCGAGGACCACCTGGCCCACGGCGAGAGGCCCAAGAAGAACGCCGGCAGGGGGAAGCGAAGAGACAAGATGGGCCGCCGCGAGGCCCAAAAATCTGCCGATAATTCctccaaagatgaagtctttgtGGCGGAGGAGAATGTAGTGAGCTCAGTTGCCGAGGTGGTGTTGCCTCTGTGCGACGTCGTTTCGGTGGGGTCCCCGGAGAAAGTTGAGGAGTTGGAAGTGGAAGAGCAAGCTGTGGAGGTTAAGACGGAGACGACGGCGGACGACGTGGCGTTGGTTGTACGCGCCGCGGCGGTGAGCAACCACAAGGGCCTGGCCAGGAAAGTACTTCCGGACGTGTTGGGGCTATTCAATTCTCGTTTGTGGAATCTTTGGAGTCCGAATgcgtag